One window of the Anopheles cruzii chromosome 2, idAnoCruzAS_RS32_06, whole genome shotgun sequence genome contains the following:
- the LOC128279124 gene encoding uncharacterized protein LOC128279124 has translation MARALRYALIGAMALAVANVGANFNGVQTSKQAYFFGVKQPTDILCHSQTLLKGSSLPIDVSYTNPPLNIDFITVAADRLSQYGYTAAISSGTVGSTAAVTVKITGKNVLPYAIQVKFYCVP, from the exons ATGGCTCGAGCATTGCGTTACGCGCTGATCGGCGCCATGGCGTTGGCCGTGGCCAACGTCGGGGCCAACTTCAATGGCGTGCAGACATCGAAACAAGCGTACTTTTTTGGGGTgaagcaaccgaccgacatcTTGTGCCACTCGCAGACACTGCTGAAGGGCTCCAGTCTGCCAATCGACGTCTCCTACACTAATCCGCCCTTG AACATCGACTTCATCACGGTGGCCGCGGACAGGCTCTCGCAGTACGGCTACACGGCGGCCATTAGCTCCGGGACCGTCGGATCGACCGCTGCTGTGACGGTGAAAATCACCGGAAAAAACGTTCTACCCTACGCCATCCAAGTAAAGTTCTACTGTGTACCCTAA